One window of Paludibacter propionicigenes WB4 genomic DNA carries:
- the clpP gene encoding ATP-dependent Clp endopeptidase proteolytic subunit ClpP, with protein sequence MNDFRNYATKHLGMNGLALDKYADITSNYISPSILEERQLNVTQMDVFSRLMMDRIIFLGTQVDDYTANVIQAQLLYLDSADPGKDISIYLNTPGGSVYAGLGIYDTMQFISSDVATICTGMAASMGAVLLVAGAQGKRSALKHSRVMIHQPMGGAQGQASDIEITAREIQKLKKELYTIIADHSNNPFDRIEKDSDRDYWMTSTEALEYGMIDKVLFNEKKK encoded by the coding sequence ATGAATGATTTTCGTAATTATGCAACCAAGCATCTGGGCATGAATGGTCTGGCCTTAGACAAGTATGCTGATATTACCAGCAATTATATTTCACCGTCAATTTTGGAAGAACGTCAGTTGAACGTTACGCAAATGGATGTTTTTTCGCGTTTGATGATGGATCGTATAATTTTTCTGGGCACTCAGGTAGATGATTATACGGCTAATGTAATTCAGGCTCAGTTACTTTATCTTGATTCTGCTGATCCGGGTAAGGATATCTCTATATATCTGAACACTCCCGGAGGATCTGTTTATGCAGGATTGGGGATTTATGATACCATGCAGTTTATAAGCTCCGATGTAGCTACTATATGTACAGGTATGGCAGCTTCAATGGGAGCAGTGTTGTTAGTAGCAGGCGCACAGGGCAAACGTTCGGCGCTGAAACACTCGCGTGTGATGATACATCAGCCAATGGGAGGTGCTCAGGGACAGGCTTCTGATATCGAGATCACAGCCCGTGAGATTCAAAAACTCAAAAAGGAACTTTATACTATCATTGCCGATCATTCTAATAATCCGTTTGATAGAATTGAAAAGGATTCGGACAGAGATTATTGGATGACTTCTACCGAAGCTCTTGAATATGGTATGATTGATAAAGTATTGTTCAACGAGAAAAAGAAATGA
- a CDS encoding SusC/RagA family TonB-linked outer membrane protein, whose product MNKYIKFVLFLVAVFCQLPMYAQSGLTASGTIMTENGEPQVGASVVIKENPSKGTISDLDGHFRITGLQKNQTLVFSLIGFAKYEVKIQKSDERMRIVMKEVVNELDEAVVVGHSTQRKISVTGAITNVEVKELKAPATSINNMLGGRVPGIISQQLTGEPGKDNADFWIRGISTFGAGSSALVLIDGVEGNLTTVDPEDVESFSILKDASATAVYGVRGANGVVLVTTKKGVAGKLSVSFKANAGISYSPRMPNYVEGNTYAALANEASMSRGGDPIYNSVDLALFKNGMDPDLHPNVNWRDIILKDNTWNQQYHIGISGGAQVARYYMSLGVLNKDALFKQDKGINKYDTNVAYKQYNFRANVDVNLTKSSILTLGLEDIMVDQNYPGYGNSSQSLWDSQANMTPVTVPIIFSSGQLPAYGPNNDQISPYVLLNYSGFKKYHNNTTKLNVQFQQDLSMITKGLNFTALFNMTNYSEMTSTRSKTPALYYARTRKRDGTLALEKKRDSADPLFSIDTYIDRKYYFEAHANYERVFDKVHRVTGLAHYYMEDYISSYDRSIPWDWKPLTDLTAIPKRYIGFSGRVTYSFKDTYMFEGNIGYTGSEAFEKGKKFGYFPAISLGWVPTQYQIVQEKLSFLDFLKFRVSYGSVGNDRMNTRFPYLTIMGPSTSGIWNSGAGYTETQVGSSNLRWETSKKSNFGIDGKFFKNRFDFAVDFFKDIRSGIYQQRASTPEEMGLVTLPFANMGKMKTWGVDGHLSFTQTINKDMYFVLRGNFTQSKNELVQYEEPIVRYPYQSSVGYQWHANRGLVALGLFKDAADVQNSPKQTFTSVVLPGDIKYKDVNGDGIINDYDVVPLGYSDTPQIQYGFATEFNWKNWNFSVLFEGVSRIKYFNGGNGFYPFKGREVGNVLDIVSDRWTSREISGTAATENPNARFPRLTYGDNANNNRNSTFWLNDGSYLRLKNVQISYQMKGKLMEKVGIKNTTFSIIGENLHVWDKVKIFDPGQANQNGAVYPMQRVFTLQMNMQF is encoded by the coding sequence ATGAACAAATATATAAAATTTGTACTTTTTCTTGTGGCTGTTTTCTGTCAGTTGCCCATGTATGCTCAATCAGGTTTGACTGCTAGCGGTACGATAATGACTGAAAATGGAGAGCCACAGGTTGGTGCTAGTGTTGTGATAAAAGAAAACCCGAGTAAAGGAACAATTTCAGATTTAGACGGTCACTTTAGAATAACCGGTTTGCAAAAGAACCAAACGCTGGTTTTCTCCTTAATAGGGTTTGCAAAATATGAGGTTAAGATACAAAAGTCTGACGAGAGGATGAGAATCGTTATGAAAGAAGTAGTCAATGAACTGGATGAGGCTGTTGTGGTTGGTCATAGTACGCAGCGTAAAATATCTGTAACCGGTGCAATTACGAATGTAGAAGTGAAGGAATTAAAGGCTCCGGCTACATCTATAAATAATATGCTTGGTGGTCGTGTACCCGGTATTATTTCTCAACAATTAACTGGTGAACCTGGAAAAGATAATGCTGATTTCTGGATTCGCGGTATTAGTACATTCGGAGCAGGTTCAAGTGCTTTGGTACTTATTGATGGAGTGGAAGGAAATCTTACTACTGTTGATCCAGAGGATGTTGAAAGCTTTTCTATATTGAAAGATGCATCAGCTACTGCAGTATATGGTGTTAGAGGAGCTAATGGCGTGGTGCTTGTAACCACCAAAAAGGGTGTAGCGGGTAAACTTTCAGTTAGTTTCAAAGCTAATGCCGGTATATCTTATTCTCCCCGGATGCCTAATTATGTAGAAGGTAATACTTATGCAGCTCTTGCTAACGAAGCTTCTATGTCGAGAGGTGGCGATCCTATCTACAACTCTGTTGATTTGGCTTTGTTTAAAAATGGGATGGATCCCGATCTTCATCCTAATGTGAATTGGAGGGATATTATTTTAAAGGATAATACATGGAATCAACAATATCATATAGGTATTTCCGGAGGAGCACAAGTTGCCCGTTACTATATGAGTTTGGGAGTACTGAATAAAGATGCATTATTTAAACAGGATAAAGGAATCAACAAGTATGACACAAATGTAGCTTACAAGCAATACAATTTTCGTGCGAATGTTGATGTTAATTTAACTAAGAGTTCGATCTTGACACTGGGATTGGAAGATATAATGGTCGATCAAAACTACCCGGGCTATGGAAACAGCAGCCAGTCGCTATGGGATTCACAAGCTAATATGACGCCTGTAACTGTACCGATAATTTTTTCAAGCGGCCAACTGCCTGCCTACGGTCCCAACAACGACCAAATAAGTCCTTACGTGTTGCTCAACTATTCAGGCTTCAAGAAATATCATAATAATACAACTAAGCTTAATGTACAGTTTCAGCAGGACTTGAGTATGATTACTAAAGGTCTTAATTTCACCGCTCTTTTCAATATGACAAATTACAGCGAAATGACATCAACCAGGTCAAAAACTCCCGCGCTGTATTATGCCCGAACAAGAAAACGTGATGGTACGCTGGCTTTGGAGAAAAAGCGGGATTCGGCAGATCCTTTGTTTTCAATAGATACGTATATAGACAGAAAATACTATTTTGAGGCACATGCCAATTACGAACGAGTGTTTGATAAAGTACATCGTGTTACAGGTTTGGCGCACTATTATATGGAAGATTATATTAGTTCTTACGATAGGTCTATTCCGTGGGACTGGAAACCATTAACAGATCTTACTGCAATTCCAAAACGCTATATTGGATTTTCAGGTCGTGTAACTTATTCTTTCAAAGATACCTATATGTTTGAGGGAAATATTGGTTATACTGGTTCAGAAGCTTTTGAAAAAGGTAAAAAATTCGGTTACTTTCCTGCGATTTCTTTGGGATGGGTTCCAACGCAATATCAAATTGTGCAAGAGAAACTTTCATTTCTTGATTTTCTCAAATTCAGAGTCTCTTATGGATCTGTGGGTAACGACCGAATGAATACCCGGTTTCCTTATCTGACAATAATGGGACCAAGCACCAGCGGTATTTGGAACTCAGGCGCTGGTTATACAGAAACTCAGGTAGGATCAAGTAATCTGAGGTGGGAAACGTCCAAAAAATCGAATTTTGGTATCGATGGAAAGTTTTTTAAAAACCGTTTTGATTTTGCTGTTGACTTTTTCAAAGATATTCGTTCCGGAATTTATCAACAGCGGGCGAGTACTCCCGAAGAAATGGGATTGGTTACATTACCTTTTGCGAATATGGGTAAGATGAAAACCTGGGGTGTTGATGGGCATCTTTCATTTACCCAGACAATCAATAAAGATATGTATTTTGTGCTGCGTGGTAACTTCACGCAATCCAAAAATGAATTAGTGCAATATGAAGAGCCGATTGTTCGCTATCCTTACCAGTCATCTGTAGGATACCAATGGCATGCCAATAGAGGATTAGTAGCGCTTGGTTTATTCAAAGACGCAGCGGATGTGCAAAATAGTCCGAAACAGACTTTTACCAGTGTGGTATTGCCCGGTGATATTAAATACAAGGATGTAAATGGCGATGGCATTATCAACGATTATGATGTAGTGCCATTAGGCTATTCGGACACACCGCAGATACAATATGGTTTTGCTACGGAGTTCAATTGGAAAAATTGGAATTTCAGCGTGCTTTTCGAAGGAGTAAGTCGGATAAAATATTTTAATGGTGGCAACGGATTCTATCCTTTCAAGGGAAGAGAAGTCGGTAATGTGCTGGATATTGTGTCTGATCGCTGGACATCGAGAGAAATTTCAGGGACTGCTGCAACTGAAAATCCGAATGCCCGTTTCCCAAGACTTACGTATGGGGACAATGCTAATAACAATCGAAATTCTACCTTCTGGTTAAATGATGGTAGCTATTTGAGGCTAAAGAATGTTCAGATCTCTTATCAGATGAAAGGTAAGTTAATGGAAAAAGTAGGGATTAAAAATACCACATTTAGTATAATCGGAGAAAATTTACATGTTTGGGACAAAGTGAAAATATTTGATCCCGGTCAAGCAAATCAAAACGGTGCGGTGTATCCCATGCAGAGAGTTTTTACATTACAAATGAATATGCAATTTTAA
- the clpX gene encoding ATP-dependent Clp protease ATP-binding subunit ClpX — protein sequence MIMAKNNKNCSFCGRPESQVEFFIMGQDGAHICNECAVQAAEIVKENSSKKSNLPNLQKEELPKPTEIKEYLDQYVIGQNEAKKYLSVAVYNHYKRLMQAKTSDDVEIEKSNIIMVGYTGTGKTLLAKTIAKKLHVPFTIVDATVLTEAGYVGEDIESILTRLLQVADYDVKAAERGIVFIDEIDKIARKGDNPSITRDVSGEGVQQGLLKLLEGAVVNVPPQGGRKHPDQKMIAVNTQNILFVCGGAFDGIEKKIASRLNTRVVGYNAAKEHEQIDKHNMLQYIAPQDLKSFGLIPEIIGRLPILTYLEPLDRSALRRILTEPKNSIIKQYTKLFAMDDIELNFDESVLEYIVDKAIEFKLGARGLRSITETIMMDEMYEMPSKNEKKLTILLPYAQSKIEKTNVNRLKIA from the coding sequence ATTATTATGGCTAAAAATAATAAAAATTGCAGTTTCTGCGGACGACCCGAGTCTCAGGTGGAGTTTTTCATCATGGGTCAGGATGGTGCGCATATCTGCAACGAGTGTGCTGTGCAGGCAGCTGAAATTGTAAAAGAAAATTCGAGTAAGAAATCGAACTTGCCGAACCTTCAAAAGGAAGAACTTCCGAAACCAACTGAAATTAAAGAATACCTCGACCAATATGTAATCGGGCAGAATGAGGCAAAAAAATACCTTTCAGTTGCAGTTTATAATCACTATAAACGACTGATGCAGGCAAAAACCAGTGATGATGTGGAGATTGAGAAATCAAACATTATCATGGTCGGTTATACTGGTACGGGCAAAACGCTTTTGGCGAAAACCATTGCCAAAAAGTTACATGTGCCGTTCACTATTGTTGATGCCACTGTACTCACCGAAGCTGGTTACGTAGGCGAAGATATTGAAAGTATTCTTACCCGGTTGCTTCAGGTGGCCGATTATGACGTAAAAGCTGCTGAACGAGGCATTGTGTTCATTGACGAAATTGATAAAATTGCCCGCAAAGGAGATAATCCAAGTATTACCCGCGACGTTAGCGGCGAAGGTGTTCAGCAGGGGTTGCTCAAATTATTGGAAGGTGCAGTGGTCAATGTTCCACCACAAGGAGGCCGCAAACACCCCGATCAGAAAATGATTGCTGTTAATACGCAGAACATATTGTTTGTTTGCGGAGGTGCTTTTGATGGAATTGAAAAGAAGATTGCATCCCGACTGAATACCAGAGTTGTGGGTTACAATGCCGCTAAAGAACATGAGCAAATTGACAAACATAATATGCTTCAGTATATTGCTCCTCAGGATTTAAAATCTTTTGGGCTTATTCCTGAAATTATAGGTCGTTTGCCTATTCTCACTTATCTGGAGCCGCTGGATAGATCTGCCCTGAGAAGAATCTTGACTGAGCCAAAGAACTCTATCATTAAGCAATACACGAAATTATTCGCTATGGATGATATCGAATTGAACTTTGATGAATCTGTATTAGAATATATTGTAGATAAGGCTATTGAGTTTAAGTTAGGGGCACGTGGACTTCGTTCGATAACAGAAACTATCATGATGGACGAAATGTACGAAATGCCTTCGAAGAATGAAAAGAAGCTGACAATTTTACTTCCATACGCTCAAAGTAAGATTGAAAAGACAAATGTCAACAGGCTGAAGATAGCATAA
- a CDS encoding IPT/TIG domain-containing protein, with the protein MENKYDSTQPTAVSSIDPTYGVIDQTFILNGNFPGAISDIKVYFGKKRAVLTATNGQCITGLVPKEPNGYNQISVVIGKDSIAPNGLLFRYHQSKSMKTICGKLGPDNKWMNDADYAGTPIDAVSLGETHYVQTVAGVKSDNVFLIEAGWGNKLFLLSIDDGTITKLSTPAALCHPAVPTSRDKFYATTFWNGNRTIYAFKKENSWTFNTTGITITSADYPGDKVCSMTFAEDDNLLYCVDSQGRIAEINLSDKSYKIYTTADQKPSGLAAANFGGLIIPAAATAKTPLAKQSPKSFDTWEGSYITYSKYHHCFFLSFAAEHAIYKYVKNSDNTWTCSLYAGGNGPGVSVGDRLVDAQFNSPHGLVVNADGEIFVVSKGSNFWTKGGDARIQKISGDAVEIAAGNSNGTLTNGTTPIEATFQYPRDIAIDVDGNYFIAGGQEGTVRKLSIE; encoded by the coding sequence GTGGAAAATAAGTATGATTCAACTCAGCCTACAGCGGTGAGTTCGATTGATCCTACTTATGGAGTAATTGATCAAACCTTTATTTTAAATGGAAATTTTCCCGGCGCAATTTCCGACATCAAAGTCTATTTTGGGAAAAAAAGGGCAGTTCTTACTGCTACAAATGGACAATGTATTACCGGTCTTGTTCCCAAAGAGCCTAATGGTTACAACCAAATATCTGTGGTAATCGGGAAAGACAGTATCGCACCTAATGGTTTGTTATTCAGGTATCATCAAAGCAAATCGATGAAGACTATTTGCGGAAAGTTAGGACCCGATAATAAATGGATGAATGACGCTGATTACGCAGGTACTCCTATTGACGCTGTATCTCTTGGCGAAACCCACTATGTACAAACAGTTGCAGGAGTAAAATCTGACAACGTATTTTTGATAGAAGCTGGATGGGGTAATAAATTGTTTCTTCTTTCTATCGATGATGGAACGATCACTAAACTTTCTACTCCTGCAGCTTTATGTCACCCTGCAGTACCTACTTCTCGAGATAAATTTTATGCCACGACTTTTTGGAATGGCAACCGCACAATCTATGCATTTAAAAAAGAAAATAGTTGGACGTTTAATACTACAGGTATTACAATTACGTCAGCCGACTATCCGGGCGATAAAGTGTGCTCAATGACATTCGCCGAGGATGATAATCTTTTATACTGCGTAGACTCACAAGGACGTATTGCTGAAATTAACTTGTCTGATAAGAGTTACAAAATATACACTACTGCAGATCAGAAACCATCAGGATTAGCTGCTGCCAATTTTGGAGGTCTTATAATTCCGGCTGCAGCAACAGCGAAGACACCACTAGCAAAGCAAAGTCCTAAGAGCTTCGATACTTGGGAAGGTTCTTACATAACTTATAGTAAATATCATCATTGTTTCTTTCTCTCGTTTGCTGCTGAACATGCAATTTATAAATATGTAAAAAATTCTGACAATACTTGGACTTGTTCGTTGTATGCCGGAGGTAACGGTCCGGGAGTCTCTGTAGGTGACAGACTTGTCGATGCTCAGTTCAATTCCCCTCATGGTTTGGTTGTCAATGCAGATGGTGAAATATTTGTTGTCAGTAAAGGATCCAACTTTTGGACTAAAGGTGGAGATGCCCGTATACAAAAGATTTCGGGAGATGCTGTAGAAATAGCGGCAGGGAATAGTAATGGTACGTTAACAAATGGTACTACTCCGATAGAGGCTACTTTCCAATATCCTCGTGATATTGCAATTGATGTAGACGGCAACTATTTCATTGCTGGGGGTCAAGAGGGTACGGTTAGGAAACTATCCATCGAATAG
- a CDS encoding two-component regulator propeller domain-containing protein, whose amino-acid sequence MKRYFLLYISFLIVICVQSSNIRFHSINEIFGISMLNVSSICKDNKGFIWAASRSGVIRLTDDSYHAYSLPFEKHNAIVVRLVYQNSGLLAYTNNGQLFRYNEILDKFDSLFTIRKFNIEITNVLADSKGTYWLSTNAGLYKLTKGVLSLQIPDVDFRNIIWYNERQIITIANKRISLLDIHTWRNKTICVYPSNQSIEITKLFYDKIHRRLWLGTLSSGLYYLDFRNHTFHSSSIKGLPRQPILAIEANSDATVLLGIDGRGVWKLDSRQDKLLDVYTESMDNPTSLAGNGVYDIYCDKQNGRVWVCSFSGGISYFEQTPMPIVFKTHQVNNGNSLCNNSVNKIYEDRNGNLWFATNDGVSCWNAHADKWRTYYNKSEQTRVFLSLCEDNEGRMWCGTYSSGIYVIDGKTGREIAHYTAANTSNRVTDFVFDIFKDSQGDIWIGGHRGNVSCFFSREREFKTYSLGNVYSIIELSPGKILFGCAHGLSILNKQTGQIETFITSSPCQDIIYYKGFIWLCSSGDGLLRFDLQKKKYEKVKTKADFPSNFLSSIMKIGGYFWIGTENGLCRFNPSTKAIDNISSLTDIAFNRDAHCKLKNGFYAWGTNRGVAIVDPVLLKSKPLHGKIFIQDVLVSGLSVRDNHAFKLTAPVDALKEITLKYNQNNLTMQLLPLGQVALKTKFSWIMEGLDVVSNSPSDYRTLAYSNIPSGKFLLKIRMFDESGSRLIAEREFIVRVTPPFWGTWWFYLLSIALVLGLFYFFVRFYVNRLKRRHAEDKMYFFTNMAHEIRTTITLIKSPLEELNKIKFPAKEKYYLNLATEQARRLSTTVTQLLDFQKADIGKDQLSLKMVDVVQLIRYRVSMFETFARGKNIELKCITNPSIYRTAVDEFKIERVVDNLISNAIKYSYSDRPVEVLFTADDTNWMLDVKDYGIGIDKDTQHKLFQEFFRGKNVINTNIVGSGIGLLLTKNYVSLHGGSIQCISKENEGSTFRIILPFREITTSAEEQQVNMSIDSIQLFDSELFIENPENKMRLLIVEDNVDLQNFMISALSAEFDVSAAKDGVVAWEIIKNEIPDIIISDVMMPNMDGFELCRLIKSTYETSHIPVVLLTALAGKAEQLHGLGLGADSYLTKPFDMSLVEQNIKSIIRNREIVRDKALRPIEKDCKEIFFINELNDNFIKKAAEVVWVNMTNIEFDKIQFASELNVSPSLLYKKVKSLTNKSPNEFVNSIKMNYALDLLQGHLHSVTEISEMCGFSSLDYFGKAFRKYFGKSPSDIIK is encoded by the coding sequence ATGAAAAGATATTTTTTATTGTACATTTCTTTCTTAATTGTAATCTGTGTTCAATCTTCGAATATAAGATTTCATAGCATAAACGAGATATTTGGTATATCCATGCTTAATGTATCTTCTATTTGCAAAGACAACAAAGGTTTTATTTGGGCAGCTTCACGAAGTGGCGTCATACGATTGACTGATGATAGCTATCATGCTTATAGCCTACCATTCGAGAAGCATAATGCTATAGTTGTAAGACTGGTATATCAAAATTCAGGATTGCTTGCCTATACCAATAACGGTCAGTTGTTTAGATATAACGAGATATTGGATAAGTTTGATAGTTTGTTCACTATTCGTAAGTTTAATATTGAGATAACCAATGTGCTGGCAGATAGCAAAGGTACTTATTGGCTGAGTACAAATGCGGGGTTGTATAAGTTAACTAAAGGTGTTTTGAGTCTTCAAATTCCTGATGTCGATTTCAGGAATATAATCTGGTACAATGAGAGGCAGATAATTACTATTGCAAATAAGAGAATTTCTCTTTTAGATATTCATACTTGGCGAAATAAAACAATATGTGTATATCCCTCTAATCAATCCATCGAAATTACTAAGTTGTTTTATGACAAGATCCATCGTCGTTTATGGCTTGGTACGCTTTCTAGTGGTCTCTATTATTTAGATTTTCGCAATCATACTTTTCACAGTTCATCTATTAAGGGCTTACCAAGGCAACCTATTTTAGCGATTGAGGCAAATTCAGACGCTACCGTGTTGCTGGGTATTGACGGAAGGGGAGTATGGAAGTTGGACAGTCGCCAAGACAAATTGCTAGATGTTTATACGGAAAGTATGGATAATCCTACATCACTGGCTGGTAATGGAGTGTATGATATCTACTGTGACAAACAAAATGGGCGGGTTTGGGTTTGCTCCTTTTCTGGCGGAATTTCTTATTTTGAACAGACGCCAATGCCGATAGTATTTAAGACTCATCAGGTCAATAACGGAAATTCTCTATGTAACAACAGCGTCAATAAAATATATGAAGACCGTAACGGAAATCTCTGGTTTGCAACAAACGATGGGGTTAGTTGCTGGAATGCACATGCGGATAAATGGCGAACATACTATAACAAGTCTGAACAAACAAGAGTGTTTCTTTCTCTGTGTGAAGATAATGAAGGGCGAATGTGGTGTGGTACTTATTCATCCGGTATTTATGTTATTGATGGAAAGACTGGTAGAGAGATTGCGCATTATACAGCTGCAAATACATCTAACCGTGTCACCGACTTTGTATTTGATATTTTTAAAGATAGTCAGGGTGATATATGGATAGGAGGTCATCGAGGAAATGTTTCTTGCTTTTTTTCCAGAGAAAGGGAATTTAAAACATACTCACTTGGCAATGTTTATTCAATTATTGAATTGTCACCTGGTAAGATACTTTTCGGTTGTGCGCATGGTTTGTCTATTTTAAATAAACAGACTGGGCAAATAGAAACATTTATTACAAGTAGCCCATGTCAGGATATAATTTATTATAAAGGTTTTATTTGGTTGTGTTCAAGTGGTGATGGCTTGCTCCGATTCGATTTGCAAAAGAAGAAATATGAAAAAGTGAAAACCAAAGCTGATTTTCCTTCAAACTTTTTATCAAGTATTATGAAAATTGGAGGTTATTTCTGGATAGGTACGGAAAACGGATTATGTCGATTTAATCCATCTACTAAGGCGATAGACAATATCTCTTCTTTGACTGACATCGCATTTAACAGAGATGCTCACTGTAAACTAAAAAATGGATTTTATGCATGGGGAACAAATCGAGGAGTAGCTATTGTTGATCCGGTTTTGCTCAAATCAAAACCTTTACACGGAAAAATATTTATTCAAGATGTTTTGGTTTCTGGTTTGTCTGTACGAGATAATCATGCTTTTAAATTAACGGCACCTGTCGATGCGTTAAAAGAAATCACCTTGAAATACAACCAAAATAACCTTACAATGCAGCTATTGCCTTTGGGGCAGGTAGCTCTGAAAACAAAGTTTTCGTGGATCATGGAAGGACTTGATGTTGTGTCGAATTCTCCTTCAGATTATAGAACGTTAGCTTATTCCAATATTCCTTCAGGCAAGTTTTTATTAAAAATAAGAATGTTTGATGAGTCAGGGTCTAGGTTAATAGCCGAAAGGGAATTTATTGTTCGAGTTACACCTCCCTTTTGGGGTACGTGGTGGTTTTACCTTTTGTCAATAGCACTCGTATTAGGCCTTTTCTATTTCTTCGTGCGTTTTTATGTTAACCGCCTAAAACGACGTCATGCCGAAGATAAAATGTACTTTTTTACTAATATGGCGCATGAAATACGTACCACTATAACGCTAATAAAGTCACCCCTTGAAGAATTGAATAAAATTAAGTTTCCTGCCAAGGAGAAATACTACCTTAATTTGGCTACAGAACAGGCAAGACGTCTTTCGACCACAGTTACTCAGTTGCTTGATTTTCAGAAGGCGGATATTGGAAAGGATCAATTATCATTGAAAATGGTAGATGTTGTTCAATTGATTCGGTATAGAGTCTCGATGTTTGAAACATTTGCTAGAGGTAAGAATATTGAGTTGAAATGCATAACAAACCCAAGCATATATAGGACTGCTGTAGATGAATTTAAAATAGAACGTGTTGTGGATAACTTGATTTCTAATGCTATTAAGTATTCTTATTCCGATAGACCTGTAGAAGTATTGTTTACGGCTGACGACACAAATTGGATGTTGGATGTCAAAGATTACGGTATTGGGATTGATAAAGATACTCAGCATAAACTCTTTCAGGAATTTTTCAGGGGCAAGAATGTTATTAATACTAATATTGTAGGATCAGGTATAGGTCTTCTTCTGACGAAAAACTATGTTTCACTTCATGGCGGTTCTATTCAATGCATCAGTAAAGAGAACGAAGGGTCTACTTTTCGAATTATTTTGCCGTTTAGAGAAATAACCACATCTGCCGAGGAACAACAAGTTAATATGTCAATAGATTCGATTCAGTTATTTGATTCTGAGTTGTTTATCGAAAATCCTGAAAATAAGATGCGACTCTTAATTGTAGAAGATAATGTAGATTTGCAGAATTTTATGATTTCTGCCCTTTCTGCAGAATTTGATGTTTCAGCGGCAAAAGATGGTGTAGTTGCATGGGAGATAATTAAAAATGAAATTCCAGATATTATAATTTCTGATGTAATGATGCCTAATATGGATGGCTTTGAGCTTTGTCGTTTAATTAAGTCTACTTATGAAACTTCTCATATACCAGTGGTGCTACTTACAGCTCTTGCTGGTAAAGCCGAACAGTTACACGGATTAGGCTTGGGAGCTGACAGCTATCTGACAAAACCGTTTGATATGTCACTGGTAGAACAAAATATAAAATCTATCATTAGAAATCGAGAAATTGTCAGAGATAAGGCTCTCAGGCCAATAGAGAAAGATTGTAAGGAGATTTTTTTCATAAATGAATTGAATGACAATTTTATAAAGAAAGCTGCAGAAGTAGTATGGGTAAATATGACCAATATTGAGTTTGATAAAATACAATTTGCGTCCGAATTAAATGTTAGTCCATCGCTACTATATAAAAAAGTAAAGTCTCTTACAAATAAATCTCCTAATGAATTTGTCAACTCAATTAAGATGAACTATGCCCTGGATTTATTGCAAGGTCATTTACACAGCGTTACTGAAATTAGTGAAATGTGTGGCTTTTCAAGTCTTGATTATTTTGGAAAGGCTTTTCGAAAATACTTTGGTAAATCTCCCTCTGATATTATAAAATAA